One window from the genome of Burkholderiales bacterium encodes:
- a CDS encoding molybdopterin cofactor-binding domain-containing protein has protein sequence MENIVKNEARRDFLKVSGAVAGGLALGFYLPTGPRVARADAGGGYASPNAWIRIGLDNSITIMVARSEMGQDVYTSMPILVAEELEVDINKIKVEFAPPAEVYINALLGGQITGGSTSVRDAWEKLRKAGASARMMLVAAAADMWGVDASQCKAANGAVTGPGGKRANYGQLAAKAAQMEVPKDVPLKPSSQFKYVGNTKIKRLDTEAKVKGTAQFGIDTRVPGMLYAAVAMPPMIGGKVASYDDSRAKAMPGVRAVVQYSRGVAVVADSYWQAKKAKDLLLIRWDAGPNADLDMVKVWGGLEEASKQPGAVFREAGNVDAGMGTAVKTVKAEYRLPFLSHSPMEPMNTTADVRADKAIIITPTQFQQLIPHVVAGATGLKPEQVEVITTFLGGGFGRRVEVDYAIDAAEISKAVGAPVKMVWSREDDMMHDSYRPAGIYQLTAGLDANGKPVAMRFHSTSPSISARLFPSIVKDGIDPFAVEGIDNYPYETPNLKFTYQMHDTGVTPGYWRAVSHNLNAVALECFVDEMAHAAGKDPLQYRLDMLDMGSTKHQWSGLSAGVPVGARMKRVLEEVRSKSGWGKKLPAGRGMGVAVMEGYNTVIAMVAEVTVTPNYDVIIDKVTAVVDAGTLIHPDQALAQMQSTINFGQSACMWGEITVKNGAVEQNNFDMYRVARINEAPKVLDIHFIKSDSVPGGLGEPGTAVVQPAIGNAIFAACGKRCRVLPFTPENIRAS, from the coding sequence ATGGAAAACATCGTGAAGAACGAAGCTCGTCGTGATTTCCTGAAGGTCAGTGGTGCGGTTGCCGGTGGACTCGCGCTCGGCTTCTATCTGCCCACCGGCCCGCGCGTAGCGCGTGCGGATGCAGGTGGCGGCTACGCAAGCCCCAATGCCTGGATTCGCATCGGTTTGGACAACTCCATCACGATCATGGTGGCACGGTCCGAAATGGGTCAGGACGTCTATACGTCGATGCCCATCCTCGTGGCCGAAGAACTCGAAGTCGACATCAACAAGATCAAGGTCGAGTTCGCGCCGCCTGCCGAGGTTTATATCAACGCGCTGCTCGGTGGTCAGATCACCGGCGGGTCGACCTCGGTCCGGGATGCGTGGGAGAAGCTGCGCAAGGCCGGCGCCTCGGCCCGCATGATGCTGGTTGCCGCTGCGGCCGACATGTGGGGCGTGGACGCCTCGCAATGCAAGGCCGCGAACGGCGCGGTTACCGGCCCGGGCGGCAAACGCGCGAATTATGGGCAGCTCGCGGCAAAGGCGGCGCAGATGGAAGTGCCGAAAGACGTTCCGCTCAAGCCCTCGAGCCAGTTCAAGTACGTCGGCAACACCAAGATCAAGCGTCTGGACACTGAAGCCAAGGTCAAGGGCACCGCGCAGTTCGGCATCGACACGCGGGTCCCCGGCATGCTCTACGCTGCGGTGGCCATGCCGCCGATGATCGGTGGCAAGGTGGCCTCCTACGACGATTCCCGGGCGAAGGCCATGCCGGGCGTGCGCGCAGTGGTGCAGTACAGCCGCGGTGTGGCAGTGGTGGCCGATTCCTACTGGCAGGCGAAGAAGGCCAAGGATCTGCTGCTGATTCGCTGGGATGCGGGTCCTAACGCCGATCTCGACATGGTCAAGGTGTGGGGCGGCCTCGAGGAGGCATCCAAGCAGCCCGGTGCGGTATTCCGTGAGGCGGGAAATGTGGACGCGGGCATGGGCACTGCCGTCAAGACGGTAAAGGCCGAATACCGCCTACCATTCCTGTCACATTCGCCGATGGAGCCGATGAACACGACCGCGGACGTGCGTGCGGACAAGGCGATCATCATCACGCCCACGCAGTTCCAGCAGTTGATTCCGCACGTGGTCGCCGGGGCGACCGGTCTCAAGCCAGAGCAGGTGGAGGTGATTACCACCTTCCTGGGAGGCGGATTTGGCCGGCGCGTGGAGGTCGATTACGCGATCGACGCTGCAGAGATCTCGAAAGCGGTCGGAGCACCCGTGAAGATGGTTTGGAGCCGCGAGGACGACATGATGCACGACTCCTACCGTCCGGCCGGCATCTACCAGCTGACCGCGGGTCTGGACGCCAATGGCAAGCCTGTTGCCATGCGTTTCCATTCCACCAGCCCCTCGATCTCGGCGCGTCTGTTCCCGAGCATCGTCAAGGACGGTATCGATCCGTTCGCGGTGGAGGGGATCGACAACTATCCGTACGAAACTCCGAACCTGAAGTTCACGTACCAGATGCACGACACAGGCGTGACCCCGGGCTACTGGCGTGCGGTTTCGCATAACCTCAACGCGGTGGCGCTCGAGTGCTTCGTCGATGAGATGGCGCATGCGGCCGGCAAGGATCCGCTTCAGTATCGCCTGGACATGCTAGACATGGGCTCTACCAAGCACCAGTGGTCGGGCCTGTCGGCCGGCGTGCCGGTCGGCGCGCGGATGAAACGCGTATTGGAAGAGGTCCGCAGCAAGTCGGGGTGGGGCAAGAAGTTGCCGGCTGGGCGCGGCATGGGCGTGGCGGTGATGGAGGGCTACAACACCGTGATCGCCATGGTCGCGGAGGTGACCGTGACTCCGAACTACGATGTGATCATCGACAAGGTGACGGCGGTCGTCGACGCCGGTACGCTGATTCACCCCGATCAGGCCCTCGCGCAGATGCAGTCGACCATCAACTTTGGTCAGTCCGCGTGCATGTGGGGTGAGATCACGGTGAAGAACGGTGCGGTCGAGCAGAACAACTTCGACATGTACCGCGTAGCGCGCATCAACGAAGCGCCCAAGGTGCTCGACATTCACTTCATCAAGAGCGACAGCGTTCCGGGCGGATTGGGCGAGCCCGGCACGGCGGTGGTGCAGCCGGCCATCGGCAACGCGATCTTCGCCGCCTGCGGTAAGCGCTGTCGGGTGTTGCCGTTCACGCCGGAGAACATCCGCGCGTCGTGA
- a CDS encoding (2Fe-2S)-binding protein, which produces MKISFQVNGKQTSVDVPPDTPLLWVLRDTLGMTGTKFGCGKALCGACTVHLNGMAIRSCQTQIGSVAGQKVTTIEGLGGSHKVQRAWVALDVPQCGYCQPGQMMQAAALLAVNKNPTDEDIDAWMSGNICRCGTYPRIRAAIKAAAKMA; this is translated from the coding sequence ATGAAGATCTCGTTTCAAGTAAACGGAAAACAAACGAGCGTAGACGTCCCGCCTGACACACCACTGCTTTGGGTTCTCCGCGACACACTGGGTATGACCGGCACCAAGTTCGGCTGCGGCAAGGCTTTGTGTGGCGCCTGTACGGTGCATCTGAATGGCATGGCGATTCGCTCCTGTCAGACACAGATCGGTTCGGTCGCCGGTCAGAAAGTAACCACTATCGAGGGACTGGGTGGAAGTCACAAAGTGCAGCGTGCCTGGGTCGCGCTCGACGTGCCGCAGTGTGGTTACTGCCAGCCGGGCCAGATGATGCAGGCCGCCGCGCTGCTCGCCGTCAACAAGAATCCCACCGATGAGGATATCGATGCCTGGATGTCCGGCAACATCTGCCGCTGCGGCACCTATCCGCGCATTCGCGCCGCCATCAAGGCCGCCGCGAAGATGGCATAA
- a CDS encoding acyl-CoA dehydrogenase family protein, with the protein MDFDFSPKVKQLQARVAEFMETHVYPNENRFFAEVDDNRKRGDPWIPTRVIEELKSKARAAGLWNLWRPKEHGGALTNLEYAPLCEIMGRVSWAPEVFNCSAPDTGNMEVLLRYGSPEQQKQWLEPLLDGRIRSAFLMTEPDVASSDATNIQCRIERKGDEYVINGRKWWSSGAGDPRCRIFILMGKTNPDHPERHMQQSMILVPRDTRGVTITRHLSVFGYDDAPHGHMEVLLQDARVPATNLLLGEGRGFEIAQGRLGPGRIHHCMRIIGQAERALELMCRRLKTRVAFGKPVAEQTIWHERIAEARIMIEQARLLVLKAAYMMDTVGNKEARAEIAMIKVLAPNMAQQIIDWAIQAHGGGGVSDDFPVAWMWAWNRTLRLADGPDEVHRNQIAKLELRKYDHR; encoded by the coding sequence ATGGATTTCGACTTTTCGCCGAAGGTCAAGCAATTGCAGGCGCGCGTCGCCGAGTTCATGGAGACTCACGTTTATCCCAACGAAAATCGCTTCTTTGCGGAAGTCGATGACAACCGCAAGCGCGGTGACCCCTGGATTCCGACCCGGGTCATCGAGGAACTCAAGTCCAAGGCGCGCGCCGCCGGCTTGTGGAACCTGTGGCGACCGAAGGAGCACGGCGGGGCGCTGACCAACCTGGAGTATGCGCCGTTATGCGAGATCATGGGCCGCGTGAGCTGGGCGCCGGAGGTGTTCAACTGTTCGGCACCGGACACCGGCAACATGGAGGTGCTGCTGCGCTACGGGTCGCCCGAGCAGCAGAAGCAATGGCTCGAGCCGCTGCTTGACGGCAGGATCCGCTCGGCGTTCCTCATGACCGAGCCGGACGTCGCCTCATCCGACGCGACCAACATCCAGTGCCGTATCGAGCGCAAGGGCGACGAGTACGTCATCAATGGCCGCAAGTGGTGGTCCTCGGGCGCGGGCGACCCGCGTTGCAGGATCTTCATCCTGATGGGCAAGACCAATCCGGACCATCCCGAACGGCACATGCAGCAGTCGATGATTCTCGTCCCGCGAGACACCAGGGGCGTCACTATCACGCGACACCTGTCTGTGTTCGGCTACGACGACGCGCCGCACGGCCACATGGAAGTGCTGCTGCAGGACGCGCGCGTACCGGCGACCAACCTGCTGCTGGGCGAAGGGCGCGGGTTCGAGATTGCCCAGGGGCGGCTGGGACCGGGGCGCATCCATCACTGCATGCGCATCATCGGCCAGGCGGAGCGGGCGCTGGAACTGATGTGCAGGCGACTGAAGACGCGCGTCGCATTTGGCAAACCGGTGGCCGAACAGACAATCTGGCACGAGCGCATCGCCGAGGCGCGGATCATGATCGAGCAGGCGCGGCTGCTGGTGCTCAAGGCCGCCTACATGATGGATACCGTCGGCAACAAGGAGGCGCGGGCCGAGATCGCGATGATCAAGGTGCTCGCGCCGAACATGGCCCAGCAGATCATCGACTGGGCGATCCAGGCGCATGGCGGCGGTGGGGTGAGCGACGATTTCCCCGTTGCCTGGATGTGGGCCTGGAATCGCACCCTGCGCTTGGCCGATGGTCCGGATGAGGTGCACCGCAATCAGATCGCCAAGCTCGAACTGCGCAAGTATGATCACCGTTGA
- a CDS encoding thioesterase family protein → MARSQFRFAHRLRVRWAEVDRQGIVFNGHYLTYFDVGVTEYYRALGHPYPMEDLLAAGLDLYARTAQIEFHSPAQYDDELDVCVRVPRIGHTSLEFALEIYRGDLLLVSGGLVYVSADPSARRARPVPDFLKAAIRRYEQTPPLETGGGVMGASR, encoded by the coding sequence GTGGCGAGATCGCAATTCCGCTTCGCGCATCGCCTGCGCGTGCGCTGGGCGGAGGTGGACAGGCAGGGCATCGTTTTCAACGGGCACTACCTCACCTACTTCGATGTCGGAGTGACCGAATACTATCGCGCCCTCGGCCACCCGTATCCCATGGAGGACCTGCTTGCCGCAGGCCTGGATCTGTACGCCAGAACGGCGCAGATCGAATTCCACTCGCCAGCCCAATACGACGACGAGCTCGACGTCTGCGTGCGAGTGCCCAGGATCGGCCACACCAGCCTGGAGTTCGCGCTCGAGATCTATCGGGGAGACCTGTTGCTAGTCAGTGGTGGGCTGGTCTACGTGAGCGCCGATCCGTCGGCGCGGCGCGCCAGGCCCGTGCCTGATTTTCTCAAGGCGGCCATCCGCCGCTACGAGCAGACGCCGCCGCTCGAGACCGGTGGCGGAGTGATGGGAGCGTCGCGGTAG
- a CDS encoding MaoC family dehydratase, protein MPRVELSSLEQLEQSVGAQLAVSDWVEVTQQMIDKFAEATGDHQWIHVDAARAKRESPFGTTIAHGFLTLSLLSRFLNDAVIFGGSKLGVNYGLNRLRFTAPVPVGSRLRARFAVKELEHIEGGAQITWDVKVEREGTAKPVLVAEWVTRRYT, encoded by the coding sequence ATGCCGCGAGTGGAACTCAGCAGCCTGGAACAGCTCGAGCAGTCGGTAGGGGCGCAACTGGCGGTGAGCGACTGGGTCGAGGTGACACAGCAGATGATCGACAAGTTCGCCGAGGCCACCGGGGACCATCAGTGGATTCACGTCGATGCGGCACGGGCGAAGCGCGAATCGCCCTTCGGGACGACGATCGCGCACGGGTTTTTAACCTTGTCTCTGCTGTCGCGCTTTCTAAACGATGCGGTGATCTTCGGCGGCTCGAAGCTGGGCGTGAACTACGGGCTCAACCGGCTGCGCTTCACGGCGCCAGTCCCCGTGGGATCGAGGCTGCGCGCGCGCTTCGCCGTGAAGGAGCTGGAGCACATCGAGGGCGGTGCCCAGATCACCTGGGACGTAAAGGTGGAGCGTGAAGGCACCGCCAAGCCGGTGCTGGTTGCGGAGTGGGTCACACGCCGTTACACCTGA
- the gnd gene encoding decarboxylating 6-phosphogluconate dehydrogenase produces MQIGMIGLGRMGANMARRLARRAVEVAAYDMSPVARSAIERQAAVTTHPDLRALVGSLATPRVLWLMLPAGDPTERVLEELATLCAPGDALVDGGNAHYKDSMRRHRWLAGRGVRFIDAGVSGGIWGLEKGYALMLGGSRDAVALIEPFVKLLAPTPDAGWVHCGPAGAGHFAKMIHNGIEYAMMQAYAEGLSILKAKTEFDFDLAALAECWRHGSVVRSWLLDLIVDFLRREPSLEAIKPVVADSGEGRWSAIEAVELGVPAPVMSLALMARFTSQGKGDYAARLLAMMRAGFGGHTIQHARDE; encoded by the coding sequence ATGCAGATCGGAATGATCGGTCTAGGCCGGATGGGAGCAAACATGGCGCGGCGCCTGGCCCGTCGCGCAGTCGAAGTGGCCGCCTACGACATGAGCCCGGTGGCCCGTAGCGCCATCGAGCGCCAGGCGGCCGTCACCACCCATCCGGATCTACGGGCTCTGGTCGGCTCGCTTGCCACGCCGCGCGTGCTCTGGCTCATGCTGCCCGCCGGAGATCCGACCGAGCGTGTGCTCGAAGAACTGGCCACGCTGTGTGCGCCCGGGGACGCGCTCGTCGACGGCGGCAATGCCCATTACAAGGATTCCATGCGCCGGCACCGCTGGCTCGCGGGGCGGGGTGTGCGCTTCATCGACGCCGGAGTCTCCGGGGGGATATGGGGCCTGGAGAAGGGTTATGCCCTCATGCTGGGCGGAAGCCGCGACGCGGTCGCGCTGATCGAGCCGTTCGTGAAGCTCCTCGCCCCGACACCCGACGCCGGCTGGGTGCACTGCGGGCCAGCGGGTGCCGGTCACTTCGCGAAGATGATCCACAACGGCATCGAATACGCGATGATGCAGGCATACGCCGAAGGCCTGTCGATCCTCAAGGCGAAGACCGAGTTCGATTTTGACCTGGCCGCGCTCGCCGAATGTTGGCGGCACGGCAGCGTCGTGCGCTCCTGGCTGCTCGATCTCATCGTGGATTTTCTGCGCCGCGAGCCGTCGCTGGAAGCGATCAAACCGGTCGTGGCGGATTCCGGAGAGGGGCGCTGGAGCGCGATCGAGGCCGTCGAGCTCGGGGTGCCCGCGCCGGTCATGAGTCTGGCGTTGATGGCGCGCTTCACGAGCCAAGGTAAAGGCGACTACGCCGCGCGGCTGCTCGCGATGATGCGCGCCGGCTTCGGCGGTCACACGATCCAGCACGCGCGCGACGAATGA
- a CDS encoding gluconokinase produces the protein MIVVLMGVAGCGKTTLGKLLSARIGWPFFDADDYHPAANIEKMRSAIALTDEDRRPWLDRLNALLAEQQAARRDVLLGCSALKQKYRDRLAAGLTDVRWVHLKGDFGLIEARLKARKGHYMPPTLLASQFAALEEPVEAIVLDVAASPEELMRQLLGRLGLRQPL, from the coding sequence ATGATCGTGGTGCTCATGGGCGTGGCCGGCTGCGGCAAGACCACCCTGGGGAAGTTGTTGTCTGCGCGGATTGGCTGGCCGTTCTTCGACGCCGACGACTATCACCCGGCGGCCAACATCGAAAAGATGCGCAGCGCGATTGCGCTCACCGATGAAGACCGCCGGCCCTGGCTCGATCGCCTGAACGCGCTCCTAGCCGAACAGCAGGCCGCGAGGCGCGACGTGCTGCTCGGATGCTCGGCCCTCAAGCAGAAATACCGCGACCGCCTGGCCGCAGGCTTGACCGACGTGCGCTGGGTGCATCTGAAGGGCGACTTCGGCCTGATCGAAGCGCGCCTGAAGGCGCGCAAAGGACACTACATGCCGCCGACGCTGCTTGCTTCCCAGTTCGCCGCGCTCGAGGAACCGGTCGAAGCGATCGTGCTGGACGTCGCTGCCTCCCCCGAGGAACTCATGCGTCAACTGCTTGGTCGGCTGGGCCTGCGTCAGCCTTTGTAG
- a CDS encoding aldolase/citrate lyase family protein, whose translation MDMPLNQLKRALRDKRVQVGCWLSLASHACAEICASAGFDWILIDTEHAPNDLPQVHHQLHAIAPYPVSTLVRAYWNDTVLIKRLLDLGVQSLLLPYVQNAEEAKRAVAAVRYPPRGVRGVSANSRANRFGRVRDYFKHADEEICLILQVETRSALSQIEAIAAIDGVDGIFIGPQDLAADFGHLGNPGHAEVQAAMADAIRRILATGKAPGILSFVEADARKWIEQGALFVAVTSDQFLLARATEAVVRTYKG comes from the coding sequence ATGGACATGCCGCTCAATCAGCTCAAGCGCGCCTTGCGGGACAAACGCGTGCAGGTGGGATGTTGGCTGAGCCTGGCGAGCCACGCCTGCGCCGAGATCTGCGCGTCGGCGGGCTTCGACTGGATCCTGATCGATACCGAGCACGCACCCAACGACTTGCCGCAGGTGCATCACCAGTTGCACGCGATCGCCCCCTACCCGGTCTCGACGCTGGTGCGCGCCTACTGGAACGACACCGTGCTGATCAAGCGGCTGCTCGATCTGGGCGTGCAATCGCTCCTGTTGCCTTACGTGCAGAACGCCGAGGAAGCCAAACGGGCGGTCGCGGCGGTGCGCTATCCTCCGCGAGGCGTGCGTGGCGTGTCGGCCAACTCGCGCGCCAACCGCTTCGGGCGGGTCCGCGACTACTTCAAGCATGCCGACGAGGAAATCTGCTTGATCCTGCAGGTGGAAACGCGATCGGCGCTGTCCCAGATCGAAGCCATCGCCGCGATCGACGGGGTGGACGGGATATTCATCGGGCCGCAGGATCTCGCGGCCGATTTCGGTCACCTCGGCAACCCGGGCCACGCCGAGGTGCAAGCGGCGATGGCCGACGCGATCAGGCGAATCCTGGCGACCGGCAAAGCGCCGGGAATCCTGTCCTTCGTGGAGGCGGATGCCAGGAAGTGGATCGAGCAGGGAGCCCTTTTTGTCGCAGTCACCAGCGACCAGTTCCTTCTCGCCCGTGCCACCGAGGCCGTGGTCAGGACCTACAAAGGCTGA
- a CDS encoding dihydrodipicolinate synthase family protein yields MKLEGVFPILPTPFHDDETFDRESMTAVVRFMRELGVDGITVLGVLGEASRLSDGERELVIRTAVQAADGLPVIVGASAGATYTARELAKMAQCSGACAVMVTPHAEAVPSDERIVEYYRGIADAISIPIVLQDHPASTQVHMSAALIARITAEVPAIAGIKEEAVPTAPKIRQLRGLLKRPLKILTGLGGLYALFDLEAGSDGFNTGFAFPEALMAMHRASRAQDWVRVRSIYRRFLPLIVFEQQPGVAIRKEVFRLRGLIKTGRVRHPGAGISPETSAQLRALLDETLPGVDLARPITVE; encoded by the coding sequence ATGAAGCTCGAAGGCGTCTTTCCGATCCTGCCCACACCGTTTCACGACGACGAGACGTTCGACCGCGAATCGATGACCGCGGTCGTGCGCTTCATGCGTGAGCTCGGCGTGGACGGCATCACCGTCCTCGGCGTGCTGGGCGAAGCCAGCCGTTTGAGCGATGGCGAGCGCGAGCTGGTGATTCGCACCGCCGTGCAGGCCGCCGACGGGCTGCCGGTCATCGTCGGAGCCAGCGCCGGCGCGACGTACACCGCCCGCGAATTGGCAAAGATGGCGCAATGCTCCGGTGCCTGCGCCGTGATGGTGACGCCGCACGCAGAAGCGGTTCCCAGCGACGAGCGCATCGTGGAGTATTACCGCGGCATCGCGGACGCGATCTCGATTCCCATCGTCCTGCAGGATCATCCGGCTTCAACCCAGGTCCACATGAGCGCGGCGCTGATCGCGCGCATCACGGCCGAGGTCCCGGCGATCGCCGGCATCAAGGAGGAGGCCGTTCCAACGGCACCCAAGATCCGCCAGCTGCGCGGCCTTCTCAAGCGGCCGCTGAAAATTCTCACCGGGCTGGGAGGGCTCTACGCGCTGTTCGACCTGGAAGCGGGATCGGATGGCTTCAACACCGGTTTCGCCTTCCCGGAGGCGCTGATGGCCATGCACCGCGCCTCCAGGGCGCAGGACTGGGTGCGTGTGCGTTCGATCTACCGGCGTTTTCTGCCGCTCATCGTCTTCGAGCAACAACCGGGAGTGGCGATCCGCAAGGAAGTCTTCCGTCTGCGCGGCCTGATCAAGACCGGGCGCGTGCGGCACCCCGGCGCCGGCATCTCGCCGGAGACCTCGGCTCAGTTGCGCGCGCTGCTCGACGAAACCTTGCCCGGTGTCGACCTCGCACGCCCGATCACGGTTGAATAG
- a CDS encoding lysozyme inhibitor LprI family protein, whose protein sequence is MSRRAIAQMRIMPLVFTAAVAMAALCAQAVIDCSKPANNPDRLVCSNDRLAAADERMARAFREALRRGVGLEKLLATQRHWKANVRDVCNDVPCLLRAYEERTAELDSF, encoded by the coding sequence GTGAGCCGGAGGGCGATCGCGCAGATGCGCATCATGCCGCTTGTTTTCACTGCCGCCGTGGCGATGGCTGCGCTCTGCGCGCAGGCCGTCATCGACTGCAGCAAGCCGGCGAACAACCCTGACCGGCTGGTGTGCTCCAACGACCGGCTGGCCGCCGCCGACGAGCGTATGGCACGAGCATTTCGCGAAGCGTTACGGCGCGGGGTGGGCCTGGAGAAGCTGCTCGCGACCCAGCGCCACTGGAAGGCCAACGTGCGCGATGTGTGCAACGACGTGCCTTGTCTGCTGCGCGCCTACGAGGAGCGCACCGCCGAGCTGGACAGCTTCTGA
- a CDS encoding 2-phosphosulfolactate phosphatase, whose translation MSEHFRHKVHVLFRKEDLEHERLEGKVAVVLDVLFATSTIVTALAHGSQEVIPTLDEAGAKAEAQKHADDSYILAGELYAVTLPGFAPPTPLALTREPLAGRKLIYSTTNGTVALRQASRAEHVYAGALLNGEALVAKLVEAHPGKTILLICSGSMGTPNLEDIYGAGYLVDLLMRSLKADSDTFSDAALAARAVFRAEPAQAALLRSRVGRMMIERGLEHEVLFAAELGRLSVVPKLAGERLIA comes from the coding sequence TTGAGCGAGCACTTTCGCCACAAAGTCCACGTCCTGTTCCGCAAGGAAGACCTCGAGCACGAGCGGCTCGAGGGCAAGGTCGCCGTCGTGCTCGATGTGCTCTTCGCCACGTCGACCATCGTCACCGCACTCGCCCACGGATCGCAGGAGGTCATCCCGACACTCGACGAGGCGGGTGCCAAGGCGGAGGCGCAAAAGCACGCCGATGACAGCTATATCCTCGCCGGCGAGCTGTACGCGGTAACGCTGCCGGGCTTCGCACCACCCACACCGCTGGCCCTCACCAGAGAACCGTTGGCAGGGCGCAAGCTGATCTACTCGACGACGAACGGTACCGTGGCGCTCAGGCAGGCGTCGCGAGCCGAGCACGTCTACGCGGGTGCCCTGCTGAACGGCGAGGCGCTGGTCGCCAAGCTGGTCGAAGCCCATCCCGGCAAGACCATCCTGCTGATCTGTTCCGGCTCTATGGGAACACCGAATCTGGAAGATATCTACGGAGCGGGATATCTGGTCGATCTGCTCATGCGCAGCCTGAAGGCGGATTCGGACACTTTTTCCGACGCGGCGCTCGCCGCTCGCGCGGTGTTCCGCGCGGAGCCGGCGCAAGCGGCTTTGCTGCGCTCGCGCGTGGGGCGCATGATGATCGAACGAGGCCTCGAGCACGAGGTGCTTTTCGCTGCGGAGCTTGGACGCTTGTCGGTGGTCCCGAAGCTCGCGGGCGAACGCCTCATCGCCTAG
- a CDS encoding MaoC family dehydratase, with the protein MACKYYWEDFKIGEKVVLGSKRVTREEIIEFASRYDPQPFHVDERAAKESVYGGLIASGWHTCALVMRVMCDSYLLQSASMGSPGIDNLKWLKPVRPNDVITTHRTTLESRASRSRPDMGIVKFLWEVVNQRAETVMTMEGYGLFGRRNPGA; encoded by the coding sequence TTGGCTTGCAAGTACTACTGGGAGGATTTCAAGATCGGAGAGAAGGTCGTGCTCGGTTCGAAACGCGTGACCCGGGAAGAAATCATCGAGTTCGCTTCCAGGTACGACCCGCAGCCGTTTCACGTGGACGAGCGCGCGGCGAAGGAGTCGGTCTACGGCGGATTGATCGCCAGCGGCTGGCATACCTGCGCGCTGGTGATGCGCGTGATGTGCGACAGCTATCTGCTGCAATCCGCCAGCATGGGTTCTCCCGGGATCGACAATTTGAAGTGGCTCAAGCCGGTGAGACCCAACGACGTCATCACCACGCACCGTACGACGCTCGAATCGCGCGCTTCCCGAAGCAGACCGGACATGGGCATCGTCAAGTTCCTGTGGGAAGTGGTCAATCAGCGCGCCGAGACCGTGATGACAATGGAAGGCTACGGCCTGTTCGGCCGGCGCAACCCCGGAGCCTGA
- a CDS encoding 3-hydroxyacyl-CoA dehydrogenase family protein: MIAKVGVVGAGLMGSEIALVFALAGKEVLLSDTTEDTLKRARENIAGILERGVGRGFYQRSEVEPTLERIRTTVDLAAFSDRDLVIEAVFEKEEAKAEVLRGLDTIVGRDCVIATNTSTISISGLSSYVRPERRLKFLGMHFFSPVSRMKLVEVIAGLDTAASTVETAMTVCREAGKTPIKVKDVVGFAVNRILHAFMIEAVRLVEEGVATPEEIDLACKLGLGHPVGPFELSDAVTNSLCLQVQQILHAAYGPRFLPRPLLKQMVQAGYNGKKAGRGWYRYDKPNK; the protein is encoded by the coding sequence GTGATCGCTAAAGTCGGTGTCGTCGGTGCCGGGCTGATGGGCTCGGAGATCGCTCTGGTGTTCGCGCTCGCGGGCAAGGAAGTGCTGCTCAGCGATACGACCGAAGACACTCTGAAGCGTGCGCGGGAGAACATCGCGGGCATCCTGGAGAGAGGCGTCGGACGGGGCTTCTACCAGCGGTCAGAGGTGGAGCCGACGCTCGAGCGCATCCGTACGACCGTCGATCTGGCCGCCTTTTCGGACCGGGACCTGGTGATCGAGGCGGTATTCGAGAAGGAAGAAGCAAAAGCCGAGGTGTTGCGCGGGCTCGACACGATCGTCGGTCGGGACTGCGTGATCGCGACGAACACTTCCACGATTTCCATCAGCGGGCTGTCCTCGTATGTGCGGCCCGAGCGCAGGCTCAAGTTCCTGGGCATGCACTTCTTCTCTCCGGTGTCACGGATGAAGCTGGTGGAGGTCATCGCCGGGCTGGATACCGCGGCCTCCACCGTCGAGACGGCAATGACGGTCTGCCGTGAGGCGGGCAAGACACCCATCAAGGTCAAGGACGTCGTCGGGTTCGCCGTCAATCGCATTCTGCATGCGTTCATGATCGAAGCGGTGCGGCTCGTGGAGGAGGGTGTAGCCACGCCGGAAGAGATCGATCTCGCGTGCAAGCTGGGGTTGGGCCATCCGGTAGGGCCGTTCGAATTGTCGGACGCGGTGACCAACAGTTTGTGCCTGCAGGTGCAGCAGATTCTGCACGCGGCCTACGGGCCGCGCTTCCTGCCCCGTCCGCTGCTCAAACAGATGGTGCAGGCTGGCTACAACGGCAAGAAAGCCGGCCGTGGCTGGTACCGGTACGACAAACCGAACAAGTGA